In one window of Pelosinus sp. IPA-1 DNA:
- the ald gene encoding alanine dehydrogenase, translated as MIIGVAKEIKNNESRVGLTPAGTEALYRAGHTVLVEKSAGIGSGFSDESYQETGGVIVADKKELFDKAEMIIKVKEPLEAEYGLFHEGQILYTYLHLAPEPKLTKALLEKKVIGIAYETIVGRNNSLPLLSPMSEVAGRMSVQIGAQLLEKPWGGKGILLGGVPGVESAQVVIIGGGIVGTNAAKMAVGMGARVTILDKSTDRLAYLDDIFGGRVTTVMSNSYNIASWVKKADLLVGAVLIPGAKAPKLVSEEMVKTMEAGSVIVDVAIDQGGSIATIDRVTTHSEPTYTKHGIVHYSVANMPGAVSRTSTLALTNATLNFALQIANKGWKQAVMDNEGLAKGVNVLDGNVTYKAVADSLNLPYIPLEDLIGK; from the coding sequence ATGATTATTGGTGTAGCTAAAGAGATTAAGAACAATGAAAGTCGCGTAGGTTTAACACCAGCTGGTACTGAGGCGTTGTATAGGGCAGGACACACCGTCCTGGTTGAAAAGAGTGCTGGTATCGGCAGCGGTTTCTCCGATGAAAGTTATCAAGAAACCGGAGGTGTCATTGTTGCAGATAAAAAGGAATTATTTGATAAAGCTGAAATGATTATTAAGGTAAAAGAGCCGCTAGAAGCAGAATATGGGCTCTTTCATGAAGGACAAATTCTGTATACGTATCTGCATTTAGCTCCAGAGCCTAAATTGACGAAAGCATTACTAGAGAAGAAAGTCATTGGGATTGCCTACGAAACAATTGTAGGACGTAATAATTCATTACCATTACTATCACCTATGAGTGAAGTAGCAGGTCGCATGTCAGTGCAAATCGGCGCACAACTTCTGGAAAAACCTTGGGGAGGCAAAGGTATACTCTTAGGTGGCGTACCTGGTGTAGAGTCAGCCCAAGTGGTTATTATTGGTGGTGGTATCGTGGGTACTAATGCGGCTAAAATGGCTGTTGGTATGGGTGCTCGTGTTACTATACTTGATAAATCGACAGATCGTCTCGCTTATCTGGATGATATTTTTGGTGGTAGAGTGACGACTGTAATGTCCAATAGTTATAATATTGCTAGTTGGGTTAAAAAAGCTGATCTTTTAGTTGGGGCAGTATTGATTCCAGGTGCGAAGGCTCCAAAATTGGTTAGTGAGGAAATGGTTAAAACCATGGAAGCAGGTTCAGTTATTGTGGATGTAGCAATTGATCAGGGGGGATCTATAGCTACTATTGATCGTGTTACAACTCACAGTGAACCTACCTATACTAAACATGGTATAGTGCATTATTCCGTAGCTAATATGCCTGGTGCAGTTTCTCGCACTTCTACATTAGCTTTGACAAATGCTACTTTGAACTTTGCACTGCAGATTGCCAATAAAGGGTGGAAACAAGCTGTGATGGATAATGAGGGACTAGCCAAAGGTGTTAATGTATTGGACGGTAATGTTACCTATAAAGCAGTAGCTGACTCCTTGAATTTGCCATATATCCCTTTGGAAGATTTAATCGGTAAATAG